GCCTTTTTATTTTATGAACATTGCATCTCCAAAACTAAAGAATCGATACTTCATATCTACAGCGGTTTTATAAGCGTTGAGTATAATTTCTCGGCTCGCCAGGGCAGATACCAACATGATTAATGTGGATTCCGGAAGATGGAAATTGGTGATCAGGGCATCAACAATTTTAAATTGATAGCCCGGATAAATGAAAATATCCGTCCACGTACTTTTTGCCTGAACGACTCCGTTTTCATCTGTACAGGATTCCAGCGTTCTGCAGCTGGTTGTTCCTACAGCAATAATTCTACCTCCGTTTTGCTTGCATCGGTTGATTTTATCTGCTTCTTCTTGATCAATCCAGCAGTATTCGGAGTGCATTTTATGCTCCAATACATTCTCTACTTTTACTGGTCTAAAGGTTCCCAGTCCCACATGAAGGGTCACATTGGCGATCTCTATATTTTTCTCTTTAATTTCTTCCAAAAGTTCTTTGGTAAAATGAAGCCCTGCCGTAGGAGCAGCAGCCGAACCCTTATGCTTTGCATAGACGGTTTGATATCTTTCTTTGTCCTGTAGCTGGTGAGTAATATATGGAGGCAAAGGCATTTCCCCTAATGCATCCAATACCTGTTCAAATATACCTTCATAAATTAAGTGGACAATTCTCTTTCCATCATCAATGATTTCTTCTACTTCTGCTTTTAATTCTCCGTTTCCAAAAACGATGATGTCTCCGGGACGAGCCTTTTTCCCCGGCTTCACTAACGCTTCCCATCGGTCATTATCTTTTCTTGTTAATAAAAGTACCTCTACCTTAGCCCCTGTATTTTCTCTGGCACCGATTAATCGCGCGGGAATAACCTTGGTATTGTTCAATACAAGGCAGTCTCCAGGGTTTAAATAGGATATAATGTCTCTAAAATATTTATGTTCCATTTCTCCGGTATTTTTATCTAATACAAGAAGTCTTGAGGAACTTCTATCTTCTAATGGATCTTGAGCAATGAGTTCTTCCGGTAAATCATAATAAAAATCATGCAAATTCATAATCGTTCTCCATTCCAATCATTTATAAAGTGTATGTAATATTTTCACCTAATTATAAAGAAATTTTTCTTGCATTTCAATAAGAAAGCGTTTCGCTAAGGATTTTCTATGTAATTAAAAACGGTGTCTGTTCATTTTCTTATACAAACAGACACCTCCACTTTACCTGCTTTTTTCATGCTTGCTTTCATGGACACCAATTTTTTGACCGTCAATAATACCTGCATCGGCATTACCCTTTGGGTCCATTTTTCTTAATTCAGGATTACTCTTTTCTCTGTCCTTCACCCTATTTTTGTTATTGTCCATGTCTATAGCTCCTTTAATAGTTTCTTGCAATAATAGTATTGATACAAAGTCTAAAAAATATTCAAAGGCTCCATATTCTGAATACCTCAGAATATGGAGCCTTGTTTTATTATTTTATCTTTTATTATTTTGTTACTTTGTTATTTTATGATTTGAAATGCATTATTGTCTAAAATAGACTCTACTTCTTCATAACCTGTTAAAAACGAAAAATTATAACGGGCAGGAAGGGCGAAAACGTATTTTTCATTACGACCAAGTTCTTTTGGCAGAATTGGCGCTGCCCCAACGCTGAATTTTTCTTTCTGCAGGGAATTCCATTGATCCAAAGTAAATATCATAATAGGAATGTCCTGTCTTGGGGTTTTGTCAGTCCATTGAGGATGTCTTATGCTAAGAACAGGACCTTCCTCGACTTTCTTTCCTGCTTTAGAACCTTTTAAGGAAAGACCTTCCCATCTATCGGTAACTATCTTATATCCTTCCCAAGTATCCGGAAATGAGAAGCTAAAGCCATATTGGGTATTTTTATAGATGATAGAGTCTGCTTCATTATATTTTTCAAGGGTAACTTCATCTATCAACCAAGTATTACTTATATTTTTTACGATCAAAGTAATCGGCTGTTTTGAAGTAAAGCCTCCACTTAACTTATCCATGGATGTTACTTCAAGGATTTCTCCTTTTACTTCGTAGCTGTCATTTGATAATTTTTCTACGCTTAAGATTTCTATACAATCCGGATATGGACTGGAGGTTAATCTTCCCGGAGCACTCTCTATATCCTTCTGCCATTTTGTTAAAAGTGAAGAAGATACAAAAGGCTTATAGTTTTCTTCCATGCTTTTTTTAACCACATCTTCCGGAGCTAAAAGCGAAACCATTTGAAGTTTGCTGCCAAACTCTAAAACCAAATCTTGAACTACTTTTTTATCGCTTTCATCGTTATCCTGTTTTACGCTGGACAAATCTCCCTGAACCTTTTCTATATTGCCCTTATGGAATCTAACGATAGCATTTGGATATGTCAAAGCTTGCGTTACCATGACATCTCTTCCTGGAGCATGCAGTGTAGCATGAACATATGCCGTTCCAGGCGTTACTTCTGTAATACTGTCTACTGTAATGCTATATCCTCCGGTTGGTTTTTCTCCGGCTGCAATCAGCACATACTGCCACTGTTTGTCGGATATGAAATGAAAACCTTCTTTATCATAATTGTTTTGATACCACTTCTCCAAAACTGCATTGTCTTCCAAGTCTTCTCTTTCTACTGCTTCAAATTTTATTGATTTCTCAACATGAATAATATCCTCTTTTTTATTCATATGAATAATCATTGCTCTTAAATTTTTATTCCATTCTACTTTAGCACCTAGAGTTTGAGCCACGAATCTTCCGGGTATAAAGGTTCGGTTCTTAGACATCTTTGCCGGAGTATCCAGTTTTAACATTTCTTCCTTCTGAATTCCATTGATGTTTCTTATGACTTTAACCGTATCTTTTCCAACTATCAGCTCGATCCTGATATCCTCTGCAGAAATTACAACCAATTTTTGTTCCGGATGCCATTCCACCTTGGCACCTAGTTTTTCCAGTACACCTCTTAAAGGTATTAAGGTACTGTTATTTTCTATAAAAGGTTCTACATCTGTTTGGAGCCATTGATCATTGACTTGAATACCTATACCCTTAGAAGGTTTCATGACTTTATCCATCAAACTATCTTTCGGCATAGCCATTACTGCTCCAGATGAAATCAGAGCACAGCATATTCCTAATGCAATAGATTTTTTTAAACTTAATCTTCTCATTGCACATTTCTCCTTTTAAAATTTATTTGCTTATTACTAATATGTAAAATTCATCTTCAAATTATTAGACGAAACAAATCCGTAAAAGTTCCATCATTCATTCAATTTTTTGGGAAGATTAATTGCAATAATCCCCACCGTTACCATCAATAGTCCCAAAAAGAGCTGAATGGTAAGCATTTCTCCCGGGATAAATAATGCAGAAAGCAAGCTTCCTGAAACAGGGATCATAAACTGGTATATCGTTACCTCCCCAGCCTTATTATATTTTAACAACGCATACCAAAGAGCAAATGCCACTGCCGATAAAAAAGCAGAATAGAGAAATAAAATCCATGCTTTAGGAGTAAATGTCATGAAATTGATAGAGGATTGATTCATTCCAAATAAGAGCATTACTGTTGCTCCCAATAACATCTGCCATGCTGTTACCAAGAAAGGATGGATATCTTTTGACAGCCTCTTAGCTATAAATGTACCCCATGCACTGACGATACCGGATAAAATCATGAATCCTTCTCCCATAAACGAAAAGGATAAGGAAAAACTATCCCCTCCTTCTTTTCCTAAGTTCGCTAGGATGATTCCGCCAAAGCCTAGAATTAATCCGAGCATTTTATTCGTATCTATTTTATCATCCGTATAGATAAAATGCGCAAAAAGCACTACAAAAAAAGTGCTTATAGAAGACAGGACAGAACCCTTCATCCCTGAAGTATAGGCAAGTCCATTATAAAAAAAGAAATACTGCAATGCTGTTTGCAGCATTCCCAGAATAAAAAGTTCTAATAAAACCTTTTTGTTGACCTTAATAGGAATTTTGATAACCCACTTTATAAGCAGAAATAAGAAAATTGCCGCCACAAAAAATCTCATTCCAGCAAATATTACTTTTCCATAAAGATCATCTGCTCTAAGTCCGATTTCTTCATAGCTCACTTTAAGCACAGGAAATGCGCTTCCCCATAAAATCGAACAAAATATTGAAATTGCAATTACAGAATACCTGTTTGTAAGAAATCTTTTACTATCCATAATGTTGTATATCCCTTCCTAAAAAACTTATGCCTACAGATTATAATTTTCATATCCTTTCAGATACCATTTGTAGTATAGCATAGAAATAGATTTTATATAAAACCTAAAAATATTGGACTGTATTTTCTTCTCAATAATACAAATACTAATTTATGTTCATTCAAAACTGAAAGGAGTTATGATATGAATAGAGTACATTATCAAGTAAATGGTATGCAGAATGAAAACTATAAGAATCAAATCAAAAATGCATTGGATAAAATCGAAGGGGTACAAATGGTCAATGTGGATTTAGTGAGGGGCTCTGTAGAAGTAGGTTATAATGAGCCTGCTGATGAAAATGAAATTAAAGAATGTATCGAAAAAACCGGATGTACAATCGAATGAATTCAAGAAAGGGGTTCGCTTGCGAAACTCTCGCGCCGAGCGCGGTCGGCAAAACCGGCAAAATACAATACGCGAGAGTGTACATTCGCCCGGAGGGCTTTTTATTGCATAGGAAATTTGAAGGAATTTCCTATGCAATAAAATAGGTACCTGCTTTCAGGTACCTATTTATTGTTCCTCAATGTCTGGATATTCTTTCCACCGGGCTAAATCCCTTAGTCTTCACAAACTTCATATTATGTTTGAAATTATTCAAAGCATCTGACGGGTCTATGGATTCAAAATTAAGCCTGTTTAATACTTCTTTATTAAATACAACAGACAAAATAGTTTTTTCCTCGTTATGTCCTGTTTCCGTATTAAGTATATTATCCACCGCATGAACAATCACAATACTAACCGGCAGCAGGGCAAAGATATCCCTTGCAATTCTGATGGCACAACTGCAGACATAATCTTGTACGATTTCATAATAAGCTGTTTTGCTCAAGGCTTTTTTTGATAATTTGCCTGTTTGGGTAAGCGTCAGGGAGAAATTAGGTACAATTGTTTCAGATTTAACTTTAATTTCCACCTCAAGAGTATTAGGATCATTCATACCAAATTCAAAATCACTGCCAAATTCCAAAAGATCATCCAATGGATTCATTTCTTCTATGACTTCTAAGTACGCATCGATATCTCCTGCAATAATACGCTCAGCTAGTCCGTGTAGTTTTTTCCATTCCACATAGTCTTCCCTGTCTTCTTTGGCAGCCTTTTCAATTGAATTTTTTAATTCCAGCTCCTTTTTTTCCCTTAGGCTCTTAATCAGTTTTTGGAGAAAATTAGGCTTATATTTTTCAAGAGCTTCTATTGCCTTTGCTTGTTTAGGACCAATCCCTTGAGGATTAAAAGGCCCATTTAAAGAATAAATTTGATGCCAATCCACGGCCTCGTCACATTCTTTATGGATACCTCGAAGTACTTCAATTAAATTATTGTATTCTTCTACAAGCAGTGCATTTCTTTGTCGTTCATCCTTTATTTGCTGGGCTTTTTGTGATTGTATCTGCTGTCTTTTATTATAAGCGGAAGAAGAATATTTGCGTTTGCTTCCTCCTGAGGAAGTGACATAAGAAATTCCTGTTCCGGGAATGCCGATGGAGGATGTTCTTCTGCCACTGGAATGAATACTATATCTTAGACCTTTTGTTCCAAAACTTAAACTTGTTCCCTTTTTGCCTAAGTTTAATCGAACACCTTTGCCAAGCTTTATACTTTTGCGCATTCTAAGTCCCATATATTAACCCTCTTTTCTATTATAATTCCTATAATTAATATATTTCCTATTAAGTAGTATTTCATATAAATTTATTTTATATTTCCTTCTTATCAATAAATAATAAAATACCGAGAGAATAGTTTCCCTCGGTAGTATTAATCATTTTATTCTATTTTTATTGAGCCATTGCTTGTATGAATCTCTATATCTACTTTTATATTGGCTGTTTTGTAATTCCCCGTTTCTCCATTTAAAACTTTCTCTGTATTTTCCTTTGCTGTAAAATTGTCAAATTGATGAGTGATGCTTGAGTTACTTGTATTGGCGTCTACTTTATAGCCTATTTCTTTTTCATTCGGCAACTCTAGCTTTACACTGGCATTAGAAGTATCAAACTTCCAAGTGTACTCATTCTTTGAATCCAGTTGAGCAGATTCGAAATCGATTGAACCATTTGAAGTCTCAATAACCACTTCATTCCCTTTAATATGGTCTAAATCCACTTTAGCATTGGTAGTTTTAACTTCTATTTCGTCTCCTAAGACTTCGTCTAATTCTACTGGTCCATTGCTGGTTTTAATGTGTAAACTTTCTCCCCTCCATTCTTCTACATCAACCTTCCCGTTAGACGTTTCTAATTGAACCGTTTCGCTGTCTAGCTCACTCATTTCCAGCTTACCGTTACTGGTTTTTATAAAGATACTATTGAAGGCTCCTTTTGGAATTTGTGCTTTAATTGATATACCTCTCATTTTGTTTTTGTCATAATCTAAGTATATTTTTCCGTTGTCTTCCTTAATTTCTAAATCAACAGTTCTTCCCCAGGAAAGCATAGACGTTTGATAGACGACATTCATTTTAATTTTTTGCCCTTCATAGCCTTCTATTGTAATCGCTCCATTTCGTCCCTCTAATGACAATTCTCCAGAATTCAAAAAAGAAATATCTTTGCTTAATTTTATCTCTTTCTCTGTTCTAAAAAGCGAAACATTATCAAAAAAGTCTGAGACTCCCATTAAAAGCAAAGCAGCAATCACCAATAATATAATATTATTTTTTCGGTCTCGTACACGCTTTTGCTGCAGCTCCTCTAAAGGATCATTGTCATTAAGAGGAATATATCCGTTATCGGGAAATTTCTGCGGGTCATTATTATGATCATTTGAAGCGTATTCATTATGATTATCTTGCACTGTACTTCCTCCTCATATCATTCATTACTTACGCCTTTATATACGAAGGGGAATATAAAGAGTATGCTTTATAAATCAGTTTTTGCAAATATTTTATTGAATTTAATTCTTCCGGTGAGCAGATAGTCTTCTATTGGCATTTCATTGATAAATAATTGCTCCACCACTCCAAAGCCTTTCAGAAATCGAATGGTTAAATAGGCATTGTCTATTTCCTCTCTATATACCTGCTCTGCTTTAGGTGCAAGCTTTTCTTCCATGTAATATCTGTCAAAAGGAATCTCCACATGAATTTCCTGTTTTCCATAGTCATCTTCGAAGGAATATAAAATTTTTGTGGCAAAGTAATTCCCCTGTTTTGGTTTTTCTAACTGAATACCTGCAAATTTCGCATATCCCTTCTGGTCTTTGTCTAAAGTAACAAAAACTTTTTGTCCCGGGCGGCTTTCAAAATCTTTAGAAACAATAAGGGCATCGTTCTTTAAACGAACATCTACATAACGGCCTCTAAAGGGATCGTAAGGGTCAACCGGTTCAACCTGAAATTTATAGACTTCTCCCCTGCTTAGGGTTATTTCACGGCGGATAATCATAGATAGAGGAATAGCCAACTGAATAACTGCTATAACAATAAAAACAGCCAGTAGTTTTTTCTTCATCCACTATCTCTCCTCTCTAATGTTTCTAGTAACAAGGTAATTAGATACTAGAAAACCAATTCCTATGAAAATAAAAGCAAGTCCCCTGATGTAGAAACTTAAATCCATATCAAAAAATCTGAGTACGATTAAAGCCGTAATGAGCAGCATACCGCCGTTGGTTGAACCAATATGACGTTCCTTAATCCCTGTTCTAATGGTATATATGCCTGCAACGAATATAAATAAATTAAATAAAAATACAGAATATCCGCTAAGGTTAAGGGAAGATAAAAGATAACAAATGAGGGCTAAAAACGGTGCCATGACATAAATCGGCTTGCTTCTTTCCTTCTTTTGATATAGAAACACCAGATACGTCACAGCAGTAAGGAATAAGATTGTGATTAAATAATCCATGATTCCCGCCCACTGATTATAATAAATACTATCACGATAATGCTGCCATCCGATATGTCTCCAGGGCCATTCGTAGGTCAGCAAAAATGCGATAACAAAAATACCCGAAATGCCTATGACTTTAAATGGACTATCCCAAAATGCTTCGCCGTCGTCGTCAAAGAATACCTTGCTTACTACATATAGAATAGAAAAATAACTGGTATATACGATAATCCATAAGCCGGGCAATACCTTTTCCAATGTAATACCCAGGCTAAAGCAGAAAGTCAATCCAATGGTCCAACATAAAAAGATAGATCTATTGGAAGAAATATTTGAAGATAAATTTTTCCAAACATGAGGAATGACTAAAGCGGCAAGCAGCCAAAACAGCAGCACTTGCCCGCCCTCTGACTGAATATATCCTGCCCATGCCGTTATTCCAATAAGATAGAAAATCGCAGGCAAACTTGCACTTAATGTATAAACCAGGGGAAGCCCCAGCAGCATCCAGGTTAAAAGAAAACTCCCCATATTCCCGGGAATATGATAGGTTTGACCTATTAAAGCAATGGATGAGCCCACAGTTAAAAATAAGAATATGCCAGATCCTTCTCGCCATGCAGCAGACTCTTTTCCAGTATAAATTACCCACCCCACAATGATTTGTCCGATGAGTGTAGGCATAAGAGAAAGCAAGGTCCTAACTGGCCTTGATAACTCATCCCAATTTTTAGCAATCAATAATATGATCCCGGCTCCAATTAAAATCGCCCCCAAGGTTCCAAATATAGCTAAAGCAAATTGAAGCCAATTGCGTTCTTCCACTTCACCGTAATAAGAATGAATCTTTTCCGATTGTTCTTTAGTGATTATACCTTTTTCTTCCCATATGGGCAGCTCCTGATACAGCCACCTAATATCGTCTTTTCTCATTCTTATCCCTTCTTTCTCTGAATTAAAGGTGAATCCACGAAACCTTCTAAGGCTCATTTTCCTTATTGTCCTAAATTATATTCTATAGCAGGGATGATGACTTTATTCTCTTCGAAGGATTTGAAAGAAGAAATCCACTGTGGCTGTGGAGGCGCATCTTTTTGCAAACGCTCAGGATTAATCTGCTCATAATGCCATTCATCTTCCTCTATTTTTTCAACACCGAGCCTTCTATGCCACTCTTCATCTGTCAAAGGTTTTTCACTTAAAAATTCATAATAACTGTACACAGCACCTCTGGCCAAATATACCTTTCCATTCTGATACAGAGCAACTAGAATTTCATTAGGCAGTCCCGTACCGATTTCTAAAAATGCCCCTATATCTGCGATTCCGGCAACATCGGAAACTACTGCAGAGCTTATGGATTGTCGGTACTGATCGGATAAAGTGTCATCGATATACTCCAATTTCCCTCCAATATATTTTAACTCCCTGTTTTCTTCTTCAGAAATAGGTATGTTCTCTAATTCTTTAACGGCACACGTTCTAAATAATTCATACACCTCTTCCAAGCTATTTAATGCCGATTCAGTTCTTTCAGACAGCAACCCTTTATTTTTAAGATTAACCTGTGAGTATCTTACCAGCCACAATAACTTATCATATACTTCAACTGCCGGTTCTACATAATTAGGATAATCTTCCCCAAGTTCTTCTCCGCCGCCCATTTCTGCTACCGGCTGCTTTGCATAGAGTACTGTGTCATGTTTAAGTTCTGCATAACTGCCTAAACCACTGGAAAGATTCTTATCTTCCCAGGCTTGATTTTTCATAAATATTGGCAACCCTTGGGTGTTTGAAGGTTTGGTCCAAAGGGACTTTAAAACCCATAGCCAACCGTTATACAGATTCTGGGTCCAATCTGACTGGTCAAGGGATTCGACTTTAGACTTCATCTTTGTCATAACATCTCTATATTGTTCTTCTTCCAATCCTTTTAAATAACTTGCTGTCACAAGGCTTTCTGCCCTTTGGCTGCCAAAGGCTCCCGCAACATCCAAGCCTGTAGGAACTGGTCTTACAATAGGAAACATAAATTCTTGCAGAATATTCCCATCTAAGGTATATCTCTGCCCCATAAATCTAAATTGCTTATCAGAAGGAGTGTCCACTGATCCGGTAATTAGCTTGTGTTGAATTTGAGGAGCTGGTAATTTTTCTAATTCGGCCAAGAGCTTGCCGTGATATTGTTC
The genomic region above belongs to Defluviitalea saccharophila and contains:
- a CDS encoding DUF3160 domain-containing protein, which gives rise to MFKKVSTIFLCCAMLLTGCTNNVPNASADSKIQINGDAEGALLREGGLSLVWKDQSDYFNVGVEFSPIKYTPKVPEYSIHPDLSNIKNISRFEGLSKEQSSKLANNGFVVLNPNPEKAYYYMKMYDIYEENEYKSIPNFITVDVALHIYHKFYDELLKGLEKEELYQVLQQLTQDMLQKTLAVYSETENQTLKDYLGDVVVYFSVANKLINDSYGNVPEELSSIAKKEMNEIENATGYAKSPLFGFDINYEQFTVRGHYTGDEILQRYFKTMMWYGLIGYPLEDKNPDFDSITKAMMITYISFLEMDGHDDIALWDKIYAPTYFLVGQSDDITIFDLKEVIINTYGEHATLEDFLDEQYHGKLLAELEKLPAPQIQHKLITGSVDTPSDKQFRFMGQRYTLDGNILQEFMFPIVRPVPTGLDVAGAFGSQRAESLVTASYLKGLEEEQYRDVMTKMKSKVESLDQSDWTQNLYNGWLWVLKSLWTKPSNTQGLPIFMKNQAWEDKNLSSGLGSYAELKHDTVLYAKQPVAEMGGGEELGEDYPNYVEPAVEVYDKLLWLVRYSQVNLKNKGLLSERTESALNSLEEVYELFRTCAVKELENIPISEEENRELKYIGGKLEYIDDTLSDQYRQSISSAVVSDVAGIADIGAFLEIGTGLPNEILVALYQNGKVYLARGAVYSYYEFLSEKPLTDEEWHRRLGVEKIEEDEWHYEQINPERLQKDAPPQPQWISSFKSFEENKVIIPAIEYNLGQ
- a CDS encoding heavy-metal-associated domain-containing protein; protein product: MNRVHYQVNGMQNENYKNQIKNALDKIEGVQMVNVDLVRGSVEVGYNEPADENEIKECIEKTGCTIE
- a CDS encoding DUF2157 domain-containing protein, whose amino-acid sequence is MRKDDIRWLYQELPIWEEKGIITKEQSEKIHSYYGEVEERNWLQFALAIFGTLGAILIGAGIILLIAKNWDELSRPVRTLLSLMPTLIGQIIVGWVIYTGKESAAWREGSGIFLFLTVGSSIALIGQTYHIPGNMGSFLLTWMLLGLPLVYTLSASLPAIFYLIGITAWAGYIQSEGGQVLLFWLLAALVIPHVWKNLSSNISSNRSIFLCWTIGLTFCFSLGITLEKVLPGLWIIVYTSYFSILYVVSKVFFDDDGEAFWDSPFKVIGISGIFVIAFLLTYEWPWRHIGWQHYRDSIYYNQWAGIMDYLITILFLTAVTYLVFLYQKKERSKPIYVMAPFLALICYLLSSLNLSGYSVFLFNLFIFVAGIYTIRTGIKERHIGSTNGGMLLITALIVLRFFDMDLSFYIRGLAFIFIGIGFLVSNYLVTRNIREER
- a CDS encoding stalk domain-containing protein — encoded protein: MRRLSLKKSIALGICCALISSGAVMAMPKDSLMDKVMKPSKGIGIQVNDQWLQTDVEPFIENNSTLIPLRGVLEKLGAKVEWHPEQKLVVISAEDIRIELIVGKDTVKVIRNINGIQKEEMLKLDTPAKMSKNRTFIPGRFVAQTLGAKVEWNKNLRAMIIHMNKKEDIIHVEKSIKFEAVEREDLEDNAVLEKWYQNNYDKEGFHFISDKQWQYVLIAAGEKPTGGYSITVDSITEVTPGTAYVHATLHAPGRDVMVTQALTYPNAIVRFHKGNIEKVQGDLSSVKQDNDESDKKVVQDLVLEFGSKLQMVSLLAPEDVVKKSMEENYKPFVSSSLLTKWQKDIESAPGRLTSSPYPDCIEILSVEKLSNDSYEVKGEILEVTSMDKLSGGFTSKQPITLIVKNISNTWLIDEVTLEKYNEADSIIYKNTQYGFSFSFPDTWEGYKIVTDRWEGLSLKGSKAGKKVEEGPVLSIRHPQWTDKTPRQDIPIMIFTLDQWNSLQKEKFSVGAAPILPKELGRNEKYVFALPARYNFSFLTGYEEVESILDNNAFQIIK
- a CDS encoding DUF4097 family beta strand repeat-containing protein, with protein sequence MQDNHNEYASNDHNNDPQKFPDNGYIPLNDNDPLEELQQKRVRDRKNNIILLVIAALLLMGVSDFFDNVSLFRTEKEIKLSKDISFLNSGELSLEGRNGAITIEGYEGQKIKMNVVYQTSMLSWGRTVDLEIKEDNGKIYLDYDKNKMRGISIKAQIPKGAFNSIFIKTSNGKLEMSELDSETVQLETSNGKVDVEEWRGESLHIKTSNGPVELDEVLGDEIEVKTTNAKVDLDHIKGNEVVIETSNGSIDFESAQLDSKNEYTWKFDTSNASVKLELPNEKEIGYKVDANTSNSSITHQFDNFTAKENTEKVLNGETGNYKTANIKVDIEIHTSNGSIKIE
- a CDS encoding DMT family transporter; translated protein: MDSKRFLTNRYSVIAISIFCSILWGSAFPVLKVSYEEIGLRADDLYGKVIFAGMRFFVAAIFLFLLIKWVIKIPIKVNKKVLLELFILGMLQTALQYFFFYNGLAYTSGMKGSVLSSISTFFVVLFAHFIYTDDKIDTNKMLGLILGFGGIILANLGKEGGDSFSLSFSFMGEGFMILSGIVSAWGTFIAKRLSKDIHPFLVTAWQMLLGATVMLLFGMNQSSINFMTFTPKAWILFLYSAFLSAVAFALWYALLKYNKAGEVTIYQFMIPVSGSLLSALFIPGEMLTIQLFLGLLMVTVGIIAINLPKKLNE
- the queA gene encoding tRNA preQ1(34) S-adenosylmethionine ribosyltransferase-isomerase QueA; the encoded protein is MNLHDFYYDLPEELIAQDPLEDRSSSRLLVLDKNTGEMEHKYFRDIISYLNPGDCLVLNNTKVIPARLIGARENTGAKVEVLLLTRKDNDRWEALVKPGKKARPGDIIVFGNGELKAEVEEIIDDGKRIVHLIYEGIFEQVLDALGEMPLPPYITHQLQDKERYQTVYAKHKGSAAAPTAGLHFTKELLEEIKEKNIEIANVTLHVGLGTFRPVKVENVLEHKMHSEYCWIDQEEADKINRCKQNGGRIIAVGTTSCRTLESCTDENGVVQAKSTWTDIFIYPGYQFKIVDALITNFHLPESTLIMLVSALASREIILNAYKTAVDMKYRFFSFGDAMFIK
- a CDS encoding DUF4236 domain-containing protein encodes the protein MGLRMRKSIKLGKGVRLNLGKKGTSLSFGTKGLRYSIHSSGRRTSSIGIPGTGISYVTSSGGSKRKYSSSAYNKRQQIQSQKAQQIKDERQRNALLVEEYNNLIEVLRGIHKECDEAVDWHQIYSLNGPFNPQGIGPKQAKAIEALEKYKPNFLQKLIKSLREKKELELKNSIEKAAKEDREDYVEWKKLHGLAERIIAGDIDAYLEVIEEMNPLDDLLEFGSDFEFGMNDPNTLEVEIKVKSETIVPNFSLTLTQTGKLSKKALSKTAYYEIVQDYVCSCAIRIARDIFALLPVSIVIVHAVDNILNTETGHNEEKTILSVVFNKEVLNRLNFESIDPSDALNNFKHNMKFVKTKGFSPVERISRH
- a CDS encoding GDYXXLXY domain-containing protein, which encodes MKKKLLAVFIVIAVIQLAIPLSMIIRREITLSRGEVYKFQVEPVDPYDPFRGRYVDVRLKNDALIVSKDFESRPGQKVFVTLDKDQKGYAKFAGIQLEKPKQGNYFATKILYSFEDDYGKQEIHVEIPFDRYYMEEKLAPKAEQVYREEIDNAYLTIRFLKGFGVVEQLFINEMPIEDYLLTGRIKFNKIFAKTDL